GCAAGTTGGCGCTGAGTTCCTGGACGAGCTTAAGCTTGTCTCCGACCAGGCAAAGGAAGCGGGAAAGAAAAAGAGTTTTTGCGCTTCTCTTGCAAAATTCATCGAGGAGTGGATAGCTTCTAACGACAGCTATGCTCGCGTCGCCAAGAGAGTCAAGGCGTACGGGGGCGACAGGTACGAAATCCGGCTCACCGCCCTCATGCCTTCTCTTGTTTCGGGTGGAGTGATTTCCGAAACCCACTCGACAATACTGATGTCGGCAACCCTCCAGCCGCTGAAGATGTACGGCGACTTGCTGGGGGTTCCAAACTATGAGACCATTCTTCTTAGAAGCTCGTTTCCAAGGGAGAACCGCCTGAACATTATTGCGCCCATAGCCACCACAAGGTATGCTCAGAGGGGAGAAGACCAGTACAGGACATACGCTGGCGCTATAGAGAAAATATGCTCGAACCTCTCAGGAAATGTTGCTGCTTTTTTCCCTTCATACGCATTCATGCAGCAGGTGGAGCGCCTTCTAGACCACCAGCAGAAATTCATCGAGGACGCCGAGCAAAGCAAGGACCAGAAGGCAGTCCTCCTGAACCAATTTATCCTTTCCGATGGCGGCCTTCTCCTGGGCGTTCAGGGCGGCTCATTCGACCAGGGCATAGACTTTCCCAACAATGTCCTTAAAGGAGTTGTTATCGCAGGAATCTCCCTTGCCAAGCCCGACCTGGAGACAAAGAGCTTAATCGAGTGCTATGACAAGCAGTATGGAAAGGGAATGGAATACGGCTACCTCTACCCTGCAGTCCAGAAAGCAATCCAGGCAAGCGGGAGAGCAATAAGAAAGGAAAGCGACAAGGCAGTAATAGTGTACCTTGATGAGAGGTTCACCTGGTCAAACTACCGCCCTGTTTTTGCAGACCACACTTTTGTCGTAAGCAAAGAGCCCTGGGAGAAACTGAAGGAGATGGAGTGGAATTAGCGGCCTAGCTTAAGCTCAATTACGGGCTTTCCTGCGGTATCCTTCATGGGGCTTGCAATCTTTTTCAAGCTGTGTGTCAAGCTTTTCGATTATGTCCTGAACAAGGTCAATAATCTTGTAGCCCTGGGCATGTGCATTTATCACACGCCCGCCGGTAAGGATTTTGGAGTAAAGCTCATATATGTCCTTTCCCGGCTTTTGTGAGACCTGAAGGTGAAATTTGATTGCGCTCGGTTTGAATATTTTCTGAGTCCTGTTTGCAAACATCTCTATTTCCTTCATGACCTGAGCGCCTTCAAAGGCGCTGACCTCTCCATCGCCCTGGTTTGCAAAGTCAAAGCCGACCAGCTCAAGCACCTCGTTTTTGCCTTCTTCCTTTTCTGACCTTAGGCCGGTAAGTATCGTTTTGGGGGTTATAATATAATCCTCGCAGACAAGATAGGATTTTTTGCCCAAAAGGTCCAGCGCCTCGGAAAGCTCGGTTTCAAGTGTTACTGCAGTAAACTTTTCGGTAACCGGCCGGACCTGTATGCTTTTCTCGGATATTTTCTGCACGGCGAGAGTATTATCCTCCTTTGGTATAATCTGCCTTGCAAGCGAAAACAGGTCAATTCCTCCAACAAGCTCATCATTCTCGCTTACAAGAATTGCGTCATTTGCTTTCAGAAGGTTTCTTGCGGTGCCAATGTCGCTTTCGAAAGGAATTACTTCGGCCTCGACAGAATATTCGCAGGCCTTTCCATTTGGCTTTAAAAGCTTCAAAAAATCATTAAGTTCAATGACCCCCAGGTAAGCGCCATGCTCGAAAACAGGCAAAACAGGATACTCCATAAATGCCTCCATGAGCTTTTCTTTTGCGGCATTTTTCTCGAGTTTGTTTGGCCTTTTCAGAAAGCCGGAAATTTTCGTTCCTGTGTCAAAATCCCTCACTACAAGGTCCCGTAAGTAAACCATTCCAATGTAATCCTTGCCGTCAAGAACCGGCAGGCCCAGGATACCCTTCATCCTTGGGGCTATCTTGCCGAAAGTATCTTCTGGGGAAGCTACTGGCGGCTTTTTGATGATTTCGCTTATCATAAATGTAAGGAGTTATTA
This DNA window, taken from Candidatus Aenigmatarchaeota archaeon, encodes the following:
- a CDS encoding ATP-dependent DNA helicase, with product MLNFPFETKRPGQQELMDKITSCLENKKHLLVHAPTGIGKTVSALYPTLNFAKEKGLTVFYLTPRHSQHTIALNALKKMGDVKVTDMVGKLWLCNYLGEDMIGSDFHEICNFLKKDGKCAYYNNVITKGELTESAQKKINALSGSILAADELKEQCAGLCPYEISCFLARRSDVIIGDYFHLFNPYIADTFLAKINKKLENSIVIVDEAHQLPSRVRDLISSKLTEYVLDKAAQEAKEFKSAIYGDIMGLQSRIHNEMRVLLGFSEEAYLQKDDLSNIFRQVGAEFLDELKLVSDQAKEAGKKKSFCASLAKFIEEWIASNDSYARVAKRVKAYGGDRYEIRLTALMPSLVSGGVISETHSTILMSATLQPLKMYGDLLGVPNYETILLRSSFPRENRLNIIAPIATTRYAQRGEDQYRTYAGAIEKICSNLSGNVAAFFPSYAFMQQVERLLDHQQKFIEDAEQSKDQKAVLLNQFILSDGGLLLGVQGGSFDQGIDFPNNVLKGVVIAGISLAKPDLETKSLIECYDKQYGKGMEYGYLYPAVQKAIQASGRAIRKESDKAVIVYLDERFTWSNYRPVFADHTFVVSKEPWEKLKEMEWN
- a CDS encoding CBS domain-containing protein; translated protein: MISEIIKKPPVASPEDTFGKIAPRMKGILGLPVLDGKDYIGMVYLRDLVVRDFDTGTKISGFLKRPNKLEKNAAKEKLMEAFMEYPVLPVFEHGAYLGVIELNDFLKLLKPNGKACEYSVEAEVIPFESDIGTARNLLKANDAILVSENDELVGGIDLFSLARQIIPKEDNTLAVQKISEKSIQVRPVTEKFTAVTLETELSEALDLLGKKSYLVCEDYIITPKTILTGLRSEKEEGKNEVLELVGFDFANQGDGEVSAFEGAQVMKEIEMFANRTQKIFKPSAIKFHLQVSQKPGKDIYELYSKILTGGRVINAHAQGYKIIDLVQDIIEKLDTQLEKDCKPHEGYRRKARN